From a region of the Saccharomyces paradoxus chromosome IV, complete sequence genome:
- the TSC13 gene encoding trans-2-enoyl-CoA reductase (NADPH) TSC13 (Enoyl reductase~similar to YDL015C), whose amino-acid sequence MPVTIKSRSKALRDTEIDLSKKPTLDDVLKQISTNNRNISKYRIRLTYKKETKQVPVISESFFREEADDSMEFFIKDLGPQISWRLVFFCEYLGPVLVHSLFYYLSTIPTVVDKWHSSSSEYNPFLNKVAYFLILGHYGKRLFETLFVHQFSLATMPIFNLFKNCFHYWVLSGLISFGYFGYGFPFGNAKLFKYYSYLKLDDLSTLIGLFVLSELWNFYCHIKLRLWGDYQKKHGNAKVRVPLNQGIFNLFVAPNYTFEVWSWIWFTFVFKFNLFAVLFLTVSTVQMYAWAQKKNKKYHTRRAFLIPFVF is encoded by the coding sequence ATGCCTGTTACCATAAAGAGCCGCTCTAAAGCGTTAAGGGACACTGAAATTGACTTGTCCAAAAAACCTACTTTAGATGATGTCTTGAAACAAATCTCTACAAACAATAGAAATATCAGCAAGTATAGGATAAGATTAACCTACAAGAAGGAAACTAAACAAGTTCCAGTTATTTCTGAATCGTTTTTCCGAGAAGAGGCTGATGACTCAATGGaattctttatcaaagatTTGGGCCCCCAAATCTCATGGAGATTAGTCTTCTTTTGTGAGTACTTGGGTCCAGTTTTGGTTCACtcccttttttattatctatCTACAATTCCCACAGTCGTTGATAAATGGCATAGTTCTAGTTCCGAATATAATCCATTTTTAAACAAGGttgcatattttttaattctaGGACATTATGGTAAGAGACTATTTGAAACTTTATTTGTTCACCAATTCTCTTTAGCTACTATGCCAATTTTCAACctgttcaaaaattgtttcCATTACTGGGTTTTAAGTGGTCTCATTTCATTTGGTTACTTTGGCTACGGCTTCCCGTTTGGGAATGCTAAGTTGTTCAAATACTATTCATATCTGAAATTGGATGACTTAAGTACATTAATTGGTCTTTTCGTGCTTTCAGAATTATGGAACTTTTATTGTCACATTAAATTGCGCCTATGGGGTGACTATCAAAAGAAGCATGGTAACGCTAAGGTCCGTGTCCCATTGAATCAAGGGATTTTCAATCTTTTTGTTGCTCCCAACTATACTTTTGAAGTTTGGTCTTGGATTTGGTTTACTTTCGTGTTTAAGTTCAACTTATTCGccgttttatttttgacTGTTTCCACAGTTCAAATGTATGCATGGGcccaaaagaagaacaaaaagtaTCATACTAGAAGAGCATTCTTGATTCCATTTGTATTTTGA
- a CDS encoding uncharacterized protein (Tail-anchored plasma membrane protein with a conserved CYSTM module~similar to YDL012C) codes for MSAQDYYGNSGSKQSYSRPTAPPPEYETGSRGYAPAQSQQNYYPPQQQQQQYYQQQPQYYQQQQPQYYQQHPQQPVYVQQQPASSGNQDCLTGCLAGLCLCCTLDMLF; via the exons ATGTCAGCTCAAGATTATTACGGAAACTCAGGATCCAAACAAAGC TATTCTCGTCCTACCGCTCCACCACCAGAATATGAGACGGGGTCTAGGGGTTACGCTCCAGCGCAAAGCCAACAGAACTATTATCCACCccagcagcagcaacagcagtaTTATCAACAACAGCCTCAATACtatcaacaacagcagccCCAATATTACCAACAACACCCACAACAGCCCGTTTATGTCCAACAACAGCCGGCTAGTTCTGGAAATCAGGACTGTTTAACGGGCTGTTTAGCAGGGTTGTGTTTATGCTGTACTTTGGATATGTTGTTTTAG
- the CDC7 gene encoding serine/threonine protein kinase CDC7 (DDK (Dbf4-dependent kinase) catalytic subunit~similar to YDL017W) produces the protein MTSKIKKIDDIPPEIREEMMQLYHDLPGIEREYKLIDKIGEGTFSSVYKAKDITGKITKKFASHFWNYGSNYVALKKIYVTSSPQRIYNELNLLYIMTGSSRVAPLCDAKRVRDQVIAVLPYYPHEEFRTFYRDLPIKGIKKYIWELLRALKFVHSKGIIHRDIKPTNFLFNLELGRGVLVDFGLAEAQMDYKSMISSQNDYDNYANTNHDGGYSMRNHEQFCPCIMRNEYSTNSHNQTPPMVTIQNGKVVHLNNVNGVDLTKGYPKNETRRIKRANRAGTRGFRAPEVLMKCGAQTTKIDIWSVGVILLSLLGRRFPMFQSLDDADSLLELCTIFGWKELRKCAALHGLGFEASGLIWDKPNGYPNGLKEFVYDLLNKECTIGTFPEYSVAFETFGFLQQELHDRLSIEPQLPDPKTNMDAVDAYELKKYQEEIWSDHYWCFQVLEQCFEMDPQKRSSAEDLLKTPFFNELNENTYLLDGESTDEDDVVSSSEADLLDKDVLLISE, from the coding sequence ATGACAAGcaagataaaaaagatCGATGATATACCTCCAGAAATTAGAGAAGAGATGATGCAGCTTTACCATGATCTACCGGGTATAGAGCGTGAGTATAAGCTCATAGATAAGATCGGTGAGGGAACATTTTCATCGGTGTATAAAGCCAAAGATATCACTGggaaaataacaaaaaaatttgcatCCCATTTCTGGAATTATGGTTCGAACTATGTtgctttgaagaaaatatacgTAACTTCGTCACCACAAAGAATTTATAATGAGCTCAATCTGCTATACATTATGACGGGCTCTTCAAGAGTGGCCCCCCTATGTGATGCGAAAAGGGTGCGAGACCAGGTCATTGCTGTTTTACCGTACTATCCTCACGAGGAATTCAGAACTTTTTACAGAGATCTACCAATCAAGGGCATCAAGAAATACATTTGGGAGCTGCTAAGAGCATTGAAATTTGTTCATTCGAAAGGAATTATTCACAGAGATATCAAGCCAACAAACTTCTTATTCAATTTGGAATTGGGGCGCGGTGTGCTTGTTGATTTTGGCTTAGCTGAAGCTCAAATGGATTATAAAAGCATGATATCTAGTCAGAATGATTACGATAACTATGCAAATACAAATCACGATGGCGGATATTCAATGAGGAATCACGAACAATTTTGTCCATGCATTATGCGCAATGAATATTCTACAAACTCGCATAACCAAACACCTCCCATGGTCACCATACAAAATGGCAAGGTCGTTCACTTAAACAATGTGAATGGGGTGGATCTAACAAAAGGTTATCCTAAAAATGAAACGCGTAGAATCAAAAGGGCGAATAGAGCAGGGACCCGTGGGTTTCGAGCACCAGAAGTGTTAATGAAATGTGGGGCTCAAACTACGAAGATTGATATATGGTCCGTTGGTGTTATTCTTTTGAGTCTTTTGGGCAGAAGGTTCCCAATGTTCCAAAGTTTAGATGATGCGGATTCCTTGCTAGAGTTATGTACTATTTTTGGTTGGAAAGAATTACGAAAATGCGCAGCGTTGCATGGTTTGGGTTTCGAAGCTAGTGGGCTAATTTGGGATAAACCAAATGGATACCCAAATGGATTGAAGGAATTTGTTTATGATCTGCTCAATAAGGAATGTACGATAGGCACGTTCCCCGAGTATAGCGTTGCTTTTGAAACATTTggatttcttcaacaagaatTACATGATAGACTGTCCATTGAGCCTCAATTACCTGACCCTAAGACCAATATGGATGCTGTTGATGCTTAtgagttgaagaaatatcaagaagAGATTTGGTCAGACCATTATTGGTGCTTCCAGGTTTTGGAACAATGCTTCGAAATGGATCCTCAAAAGCGCAGTTCAGCGGAAGATCTCCTGAAAACCCcgtttttcaatgaattgaATGAGAATACATATCTACTTGATGGCGAAAGTACCGACGAAGATGACGTTGTCAGCTCAAGTGAGGCAGATTTGCTCGATAAAGATGTCCTTTTAATATCTGAATAG
- the ERP3 gene encoding Erp3p (Protein with similarity to Emp24p and Erv25p~similar to YDL018C) → MYNLCLLFFRLFFLAQFFAEASPLTFELNKGQKECLYTLTPDIDCTISYYFAVQQGESNDFDVNYEIFAPDDKTKPIIERFGERQGEWSFVGQHKGEYAICFYGGKAHDKIVDLDFKYTCERQDDVRNERRKARKAQRNLRDSKTDPLQDSLENSIDTIERQLHVLERNIQYYKNRNTRNHYTVCSTEHRIVMFSIYGILLIIGMSCAQIAILEFIFRESRKHNV, encoded by the coding sequence ATGTATAATTTAtgtttgcttttcttccgcttgttttttttagcaCAGTTTTTTGCTGAAGCATCACCGTTAACATTTGAGCTGAACAAAGGTCAAAAGGAGTGCTTATATACGCTAACTCCGGACATTGACTGTACGATCTCATATTATTTTGCAGTGCAACAGGGAGAGAGTAACGACTTTGATGTTAATTACGAAATTTTTGCTCCAGATGACAAAACCAAACCAATAATCGAGAGATTCGGTGAGCGTCAAGGTGAATGGTCATTTGTAGGCCAACATAAGGGAGAATACGCTATCTGCTTTTACGGTGGTAAAGCACATGATAAGATTGTAGATCTGGACTTCAAGTACACTTGTGAGCGTCAAGATGATGTTCGAAATGAAAGACGCAAGGCGAGAAAGGCCCAGAGAAATCTGAGAGACTCTAAAACCGACCCTTTACAAGATAGTCTGGAAAATTCAATAGACACCATAGAAAGGCAACTTCACGTTTTGGAACGTAACATACAGTACTATAAGAACAGGAATACCAGAAATCATTACACCGTTTGTTCAACAGAGCATAGAATTGTAATGTTTTCCATTTACGGTATCTTATTAATTATCGGAATGAGCTGCGCTCAAATCGCCATATTGGAGTTTATTTTCAGAGAATCAAGAAAGCATAATGTGTAA
- the SLX5 gene encoding SUMO-targeted ubiquitin ligase complex subunit SLX5 (Subunit of the Slx5-Slx8 SUMO-targeted ubiquitin ligase (STUbL) compl~similar to YDL013W) — MHGDTNGRTKSNDNPAGNSPNETVILIDSDKEEDASLREANLPVRLYPDRRVGRQRDALNRFVRSDSRNRNSQRTHTTASSESFDPQASNDDLTIIREVGRFFGDDGPIDPSAHYVDLDQEPGSELLETPRTIQVDNTNGYLNDNDNDDGLTIVEERTTRPRVTLNLPGGERLEVTATTTDIPIRRSFEFQEDLAASRRQLLRRSATRARNLFVDRSDENDEDWTEDTHNLPEAIQSARRESRMRMSRRIAERQRRVQQQRTSSDENMSTSISLQSIRERIQSYTPDIRSAFHRAESLHEFRSILQNVAPITLQECEEELMALFTEFRNQLLQNWAIDRVRNTQEEALRLHREALERQERTTGRVFHRGAFRESITNYLNFNGEDGFLSRLWSGSVLSDADEERHTQNIIDMIQEREERERDVVMKNLMNKTRAQQEEFEAKAASLPENYSASFDTTPKMKLDIAKNGKEETIIVTDDDLAKTLEDIPVCCLCGAELGVGIPDDFTGISQKDRGISFEGLVSKYKFHCPYQTLARPSVLDRDLSKRTFIASCGHAYCGRCFARIDNAKKKSKMPKKKLAQLKGSAHPDNYGPKLCPANSCKKLIRSRGRLKEVYF, encoded by the coding sequence ATGCATGGTGATACTAATGGTCGAACAAAGAGCAATGATAACCCAGCAGGAAACAGTCCAAATGAGACAGTTATACTAATAGATAGTGATAAGGAAGAAGACGCTTCTCTTCGTGAGGCTAACCTTCCTGTCAGGTTGTATCCAGACAGAAGGGTAGGGAGACAACGTGATGCTCTGAATAGGTTTGTCAGATCAGATTCAAGGAACAGGAATTCTCAAAGAACTCATACAACGGCAAGCTCTGAGAGCTTCGATCCTCAAGCCAGTAACGATGATTTAACTATAATACGAGAAGTTGGGCGGTTTTTTGGAGACGATGGGCCTATCGATCCTTCTGCGCATTACGTGGATCTTGATCAAGAGCCAGGTTCTGAATTGCTAGAGACCCCAAGAACAATACAAGTAGATAACACAAATGGATATCtaaatgataatgacaacGATGATGGACTGACAATAGTTGAAGAGAGAACAACACGGCCCAGAGTAACCCTGAACCTGCCAGGTGGAGAAAGGCTTGAGGTAACTGCAACGACAACAGACATACCAATACGAAGGTCATTTGAGTTCCAAGAAGATCTAGCCGCATCACGCAGGCAGTTACTGAGAAGGAGTGCTACAAGAGCTCGTAATTTATTTGTGGACCGGtctgatgaaaatgatgaagattgGACAGAGGATACCCATAACTTACCAGAAGCTATTCAAAGTGCCCGTAGGGAGAGCCGTATGCGAATGAGTCGCAGGATTGCAGAAAGACAACGTAGGGTACAACAGCAGAGGACGTCTAGTGACGAAAATATGAGTACATCTATCAGCTTACAATCAATAAGGGAACGTATTCAATCATATACTCCAGATATTCGTAGTGCATTTCATCGTGCAGAGTCATTGCATGAATTCAGGTCTATCTTACAAAATGTTGCTCCAATTACTTTGCAAGAATGCGAGGAGGAACTAATGGCACTATTCACTGAGTTCAGAAATCAACTGCTGCAGAATTGGGCAATCGATAGGGTGAGAAATACTCAGGAAGAGGCCTTGAGACTTCACCGAGAAGCTTTGGaaagacaagaaagaaCGACTGGAAGAGTTTTCCACCGTGGCGCATTCCGTGAATCAATCACAAACTATCTTAACTTTAATGGAGAGGACGGTTTCTTAAGTCGTTTATGGAGTGGCTCAGTATTGAGTGATGCTGACGAGGAGCGACACACTCAAAATATCATTGATATGAttcaagaaagagaagaacGAGAGCGGGATGTGGTCATGAAGAATTTAATGAACAAGACCAGAGCCCAACAGGAAGAATTTGAAGCTAAGGCAGCCAGCCTGCCTGAAAATTATAGTGCGTCATTTGATACTACgccaaaaatgaaattagaTATCGCgaaaaatggcaaagaagaaaccaTCATTGTAACAGACGACGATTTAGCAAAAACACTCGAGGATATTCCAGTTTGCTGCTTATGTGGTGCAGAATTGGGTGTCGGAATACCGGATGATTTTACTGGAATCAGTCAAAAGGACCGTGGCATTTCATTTGAAGGATTAGTGTCGAAATACAAATTTCACTGCCCCTACCAGACCCTTGCGAGACCTTCGGTTCTTGACAGAGATTTATCAAAGCGAACGTTTATTGCATCCTGTGGTCATGCATATTGTGGTAGGTGTTTCGCTAGGATTGACaatgcaaaaaagaaatccaagatgcctaaaaagaaattagcTCAACTAAAGGGTTCAGCTCATCCTGATAATTATGGTCCTAAATTATGTCCCGCAAATTCTTGTAAGAAGCTGATTCGTTCAAGAGGTAGGCTAAAGGAGGTGTACTTTTAG
- the OSH2 gene encoding oxysterol-binding protein related protein OSH2 (Member of an oxysterol-binding protein family with seven members~similar to YDL019C), with translation MSREDLSTAEGLNQMSKPLLKVKLLEVLGQGDFKHLKALVDNQFQPKDDPSVQQVLNLILHYAVQVAPILLIKEIVAHWVDQVDEGKSSSKSDDDIHLDLNYQDENGNTPLHLAAAQSRSDVISFLLSQKSINDCIKNKAHQQPLDMCKDLNVAQMIQLKRDDYFLETVHSLRAAMNKRDFSKLDMIWKSPRNLNLLDINGIDPETGTTLLYEYSQKKDIEMCQWLLKHGAEATVKDGKGRSPLDLVKSIKLPTKPSNNITPEIKLKNLLEKNLKEQAIVHENVAPSMPPTYKGFLKKWTNFAHGYKLRWFVLSEDGNLSYYKDQSHTDRPRSTLKVSTCRLHIDSSEKLNFELLGGLTGTTRWRLKGNHPIETTRWVNAIQSAIRFAKDKEILNKKRAVPPSLAMKSKSPALISHSKTQGSLPEASQYYQHALHKEVIQPSSVSLYRRPSNNLSVVSSEIQLNDNLTESGKRFVSKMIENRLDGSKTPVGVHAGSALQRVRSSNTLKSNRSVQSGSGVASPIDKVPNSANMSQSNTTTGSTASLSDNNFIANFEGDEANSDDDEEDLGINFDRDEEYIKAQYGPYKEKLDMYEQAISIELSSLIELIDQEEPSPEVWLTIKGSLINTSTVFGKLKDLTYKRDKRLVDMVSKQGDVNNVWVQSVKELEIELSNKTERLASIDKERRGLKKILHKKLLESQASVGKKEALENDEQESDTTASTLGQIAKFISATKEEDEASDAEEFYDAAELVNEVTELTETHPEVSMAAAPKHAPPPVPSEADNESRYVRDKEAKKEPEVEKTSQNFEGPNNLATEEEPKTEQPSKDFKAEDGESQVKEKTKEIASSVVGGKNIVAVTTVQKRKEEYLLKEGSYLGYEDGIRKRLSMDKDDRPKISLWAVLKSMVGKDMTRMTLPVTFNEPTSLLQRVAEDLEYSELLDQAAMFEDSSLRTLYVAAFTASSYASTTKRVAKPFNPLLGETFEYSRPDKQYRFFTEQVSHHPPISATWTESPRWDFWGESFVDTKFNGRSFNVKHLGLWHIKLRPNDNEKEELYTWKKPNNTVIGILIGNPQVDNHGEVNVINHTTGDYCKLYFKARGWRSSGAYEITGEVYNKKKQKVWILGGHWNEAVFAKKVVKDGDLSLEKTRTAASAGNGPTDDGTKFLIWKANDRPEEPFNLTPFAITLNAPQPHLLPWLPPTDTRLRPDQRAMEDGRYDEAGDEKFRVEEKQRAARRKREENNIEYHPQWFVRDTHPITKAKYWRYTGKYWVKRRDHDLKDCGDIF, from the coding sequence ATGTCTAGGGAAGACTTGTCCACTGCCGAAGGTCTCAACCAAATGAGCAAACCTCTACTCAAAGTGAAGTTGCTGGAAGTTTTGGGCCAGGGAGACTTCAAACATTTAAAGGCGCTCGTGGATAATCAATTTCAGCCCAAAGATGACCCATCTGTGCAACAAGTTCTTAATTTAATTCTACACTATGCTGTCCAGGTAGCCCCTATCCTTCTTATCAAGGAAATTGTTGCCCATTGGGTGGACCAAGTAGATGAGGGGAAGAGTTCAAGTAAAAGCGATGATGATATCCATCTAGACTTGAACTATCAGGATGAAAATGGCAATACACCATTGCATCTAGCTGCTGCTCAATCTCGTTCGGATGTGATCAGTTTCCTACTTAGCCAGAAGTCCATCAATGATTGTATCAAGAATAAGGCTCATCAGCAACCTTTGGATATGTGCAAAGATCTGAATGTGGCGCAAatgattcaattgaaaagagatgactattttttggaaacaGTTCATTCATTGAGAGCCGCCATGAATAAAAGAGACTTTTCGAAATTGGAcatgatttggaaaagtccaagaaatttaaatttattaGATATTAACGGCATAGATCCTGAAACCGGAACGACATTGCTGTATGAATAttcacaaaaaaaagacattGAAATGTGCCAGTGGTTGCTGAAGCATGGTGCAGAAGCAACAGTTAAAGATGGAAAAGGACGGTCGCCATTGGACTTGGTCAAGAGTATAAAACTGCCCACTAAACCGTCCAACAACATTACACCGGAAAttaaattgaagaatttacttgaaaagaatttgaaagaacAAGCTATTGTCCATGAAAATGTTGCACCGAGTATGCCTCCTACGTATAAGGggtttttaaagaaatggaCAAATTTTGCCCACGGGTACAAGTTACGTTGGTTCGTTTTAAGTGAAGATGGTAATCTATCATATTACAAAGACCAATCGCATACTGATAGACCTCGTAGTACCTTGAAAGTTTCGACATGTCGTTTACACATCGATTCTTCAGAAAAACTGAATTTTGAGTTGCTGGGTGGCCTTACGGGCACTACAAGATGGCGTTTAAAGGGCAATCATCCCATTGAAACAACTAGGTGGGTCAATGCCATACAAAGCGCTATTAGATTCGCCAAAGACAAGGAGAtattaaacaaaaaaagggcAGTACCACCATCATTGGCTATGAAGAGCAAATCTCCAGCCCTGATATCGCATTCCAAAACTCAAGGCTCTCTTCCAGAAGCTTCGCAATACTATCAGCATGCTTTGCATAAAGAGGTTATTCAGCCCTCGTCTGTGAGTCTTTATCGAAGACCAAGCAACAACCTATCCGTTGTATCTAGCGAAATTCAACTGAATGATAATTTGACTGAATCAGGCAAGCGCTTTGTTAGTAAAATGATTGAAAACCGGTTGGATGGTAGCAAAACGCCTGTAGGAGTACACGCAGGTTCCGCCCTACAAAGAGTTCGCAGTAGCAATACTTTGAAAAGTAACCGGAGTGTCCAAAGTGGCTCAGGTGTGGCTAGTCCTATAGATAAGGTTCCTAACAGTGCGAATATGAGCCAGTCTAATACAACAACAGGATCTACTGCTTCCTTGAGTGATAATAACTTTATTGCTAATTTCGAAGGTGACGAAGCAAATtcagatgatgatgaggaagaCCTTGGAATAAATTTTGATCgtgatgaagaatacaTCAAAGCACAGTATGGGCCATATAAGGAGAAACTTGATATGTATGAGCAAGCGATCAGTATAGAATTGAGTTCTTTGATTGAACTAATTGATCAAGAGGAGCCAAGTCCTGAAGTTTGGCTTACAATAAAGGGAAGTCTCATCAACACATCAACCGTATTTGGTAAATTAAAGGATCTGACTTATAAAAGAGACAAAAGATTGGTAGACATGGTTTCGAAACAAGGGGATGTTAACAACGTTTGGGTGCAATCAGTCAAGGAGCTAGAAATCGAGTTGTCGAACAAAACTGAACGTCTAGCATCcattgataaagaaagaagaggtctgaaaaaaatactacaCAAGAAACTGTTGGAATCACAAGCCTCTGTTGGTAAGAAGGAAGCGTTGGAAAATGACGAACAGGAATCAGATACAACGGCAAGTACTCTCGGTCAAATCGCGAAATTCATCAGCGCtacaaaggaagaagatgaagcaTCTGATGCTGAAGAGTTTTATGATGCCGCGGAATTAGTTAATGAGGTAACTGAATTGACGGAGACACATCCTGAAGTTTCGATGGCCGCAGCTCCCAAGCATGCTCCCCCTCCAGTTCCAAGTGAAGCGGATAACGAAAGTCGGTATGTCCGGGATAAAGAAGCTAAAAAGGAACCAGAGGTTGAGAAAACAagtcaaaattttgaaggaCCAAACAATCTAGCTACAGAAGAGGAACCAAAAACTGAGCAACCATCGAAGGACTTCAAAGCGGAAGACGGAGAAAGCCAAGTGAAGGAGAAAACGAAAGAGATAGCATCCTCAGTTGTCGGCGGAAAGAATATAGTTGCAGTTACAACGGtacaaaagagaaaagaagaatatttgcTCAAAGAGGGATCTTATCTTGGTTATGAAGACGGTATTAGAAAAAGGCTATCCATGGATAAGGACGATAGGCCGAAAATTAGTCTTTGGGCTGTTTTGAAATCGATGGTGGGCAAAGATATGACAAGAATGACATTACCCGTTACTTTCAATGAACCTACATCCCTTCTACAAAGAGTGGCAGAGGATTTGGAGTATTCAGAACTATTAGACCAGGCTGCGATGTTTGAAGATTCATCTTTGAGAACTCTATATGTCGCGGCCTTCACGGCATCTTCATATGCATCTACTACAAAAAGAGTTGCAAAACCTTTCAACCCGTTGTTGGGTGAAACATTTGAGTATTCTCGTCCAGACAAACAGTACCGATTTTTCACTGAGCAAGTTTCACATCACCCTCCTATCTCTGCAACATGGACTGAATCGCCAAGATGGGATTTTTGGGGTGAATCATTTGTTGATACTAAATTTAATGGCAGATCTTTCAATGTTAAGCATTTGGGTTTATGGCACATCAAGTTGCGTCCAAAtgacaatgaaaaagaggaaCTGTATACTTGGAAGAAGCCCAATAATACTGTTATAGGTATACTTATTGGTAACCCACAAGTTGATAACCACGGTGAAGTGAACGTTATCAATCACACAACCGGTGATTACTGCAAACTGTATTTCAAAGCAAGGGGATGGAGGTCATCAGGAGCATATGAAATCACAGGTGAAGTCTAtaacaagaagaaacagaagGTGTGGATTCTTGGAGGGCACTGGAATGAAGCTGTTTTTGCCAAGAAAGTAGTGAAGGATGGCGATCTTTCGTTGGAGAAAACCAGAACCGCTGCATCAGCTGGGAACGGACCTACGGATGATGGAACGAAGTTTTTAATATGGAAGGCGAACGACCGTCCTGAGGAGCCATTCAATTTAACGCCTTTTGCTATTACGCTGAATGCTCCACAACCACACCTATTGCCATGGTTACCCCCTACAGATACACGTTTGAGACCAGATCAAAGAGCAATGGAAGACGGGCGTTATGACGAAGCAGGAGATGAGAAATTCAGggttgaagaaaagcaaagagCAGCACGCAGAAAGAGGGAGGAAAACAACATTGAATATCATCCTCAATGGTTTGTCAGGGATACACATCCTATCACAAAGGCTAAATATTGGAGATATACGGGCAAATACTGGGttaaaagaagagatcatgatttgaaagattGCGGTGACATCTTTTAG
- the NOP1 gene encoding rRNA methyltransferase NOP1 (Histone glutamine methyltransferase, modifies H2A at Q105 in nucleolus~similar to YDL014W): MSFRPGSRGGSRGGSRGGFGGRGGSRGGARGGSRGGFGGRGGARGGSRGGFGGRGGSRGGARGGARGGFGGRGGSRGGAAGGARGGAKVVIEPHRHAGVYIARGKEDLLVTKNMAPGESVYGEKRISVEEPSKEDGVPPTKVEYRVWNPFRSKLAAGIMGGLDELFIAPGKKVLYLGAASGTSVSHVSDVVGPEGVVYAVEFSHRPGRELISMAKKRPNIIPIIEDARHPQKYRMLIGMVDCVFADVAQPDQARIIALNSHMFLKDQGGVVISIKANCIDSTVDAETVFAREVQKLREERIKPLEQLTLEPYERDHCIVVGRYMRSGLKK, from the coding sequence ATGTCATTCAGACCAGGTAGCAGAGGAGGTTCCCGTGGAGGTTCCAGAGGTGGCTTCGGCGGTAGAGGCGGTTCCCGTGGTGGTGCTCGCGGTGGTTCTAGAGGTGGTTTCGGTGGTAGAGGCGGTGCTCGTGGTGGTTCCAGAGGTGGCTTCGGTGGTAGAGGCGGTTCTCGTGGTGGTGCCCGTGGTGGTGCCAGAGGTGGCTTCGGTGGTAGAGGCGGTTCTCGTGGTGGTGCTGCCGGTGGTGCCCGTGGTGGTGCCAAGGTTGTTATCGAACCACATAGACATGCTGGTGTTTACATTGCCAGAGGTAAAGAAGATTTGTTAGTTACCAAGAACATGGCCCCAGGTGAATCAGTTTATGGTGAAAAGAGAATCTCTGTTGAAGAGCCATCCAAGGAAGATGGTGTCCCACCAACCAAGGTCGAATATCGTGTTTGGAACCCTTTCAGATCTAAGTTGGCTGCCGGTATTATGGGTGGTCTAgatgaattatttattgCCCCAGGTAAGAAAGTTCTATATCTAGGTGCTGCTTCCGGTACTTCTGTTTCTCATGTTTCAGATGTTGTTGGCCCAGAAGGTGTTGTCTACGCCGTTGAATTTTCTCACAGACCAGGCAGAGAATTGATTTCTATGGCCAAGAAGAGACCTAATATCATTCCAATTATTGAAGATGCTAGACACCCACAAAAATACAGAATGTTGATTGGTATGGTTGACTGTGTCTTCGCAGATGTCGCCCAACCTGATCAAGCTCGTATTATTGCATTGAACTCTCAtatgtttttgaaagacCAGGGTGGTGTTGTTATCTCTATCAAGGCTAACTGTATTGACTCTACTGTGGACGCAGAAACTGTTTTTGCTAGAGAAGTTCAAAAGTTACGTGAAGAACGTATTAAGCCATTAGAACAGTTGACTTTGGAGCCATACGAAAGAGACCATTGTATCGTCGTTGGTAGATACATGAGAAGtggtttgaagaaataa